One Lycium barbarum isolate Lr01 chromosome 5, ASM1917538v2, whole genome shotgun sequence genomic window carries:
- the LOC132639693 gene encoding uncharacterized protein LOC132639693 gives MKIPYNLLIKEQKANTIIPAHLVAEAISTLHGLDLRWSGPITPSEMQYVQQYVLAKYPEYCNGLVEEGDKIDLYALCMNDEPSESSANDKGKSPRRESSSPSFGTSNSELGKIQLEPSRLLDILTKKTSYQGNFISIPEIQVRNRALQQCGLSEEEYLVVFTLTLKEAMMMIGECYPFFRGNYYMTILSDEEHDCIREFVTFKDSKVIAAPETWLDLRIKGSQLSQYFRRKSKHSPKGLFAYPANVEETCYSMHWISEAHRNSWHVLLDASGLDIAGKERLALALHRPDFVLCTVDNTHAQPSKITCLLVRKHSFETAASSAT, from the exons atgaaaataCCTTACA ATTTGTTGATTAAAGAACAGAAAGCAAATACTATAATTCCAGCCCATTTGGTGGCAGAAGCCATATCAACACTCCATGGGCTTGATTTAAGATGGTCAGGGCCGATAACACCAAGTGAAATGCAATATGTTCAACAGTATGTTTTAGCCAAGTACCCTGAATATTGCAATGGGCTTGTGGAAGAAGGAGATAAAATTGATCTTTATGCCCTTTGTATGAACGACGAACCTTCAGAATCATCGGCTAATGACAAGGGAAAATCCCCGAGGAGAGAGTCCTCATCGCCTTCTTTTGGCACTAGTAATTCAGAGTTGGGAAAAATCCAATTGGAACCATCAAGATTGCTCGATATTCTTACCAAGAAAACGTCTTACCAAGGGAATTTCATTTCAATTCCAGAAATTCAAGTCCGAAATCGAGCTTTGCAGCAATGTGGGCTAAGTGAAGAGGAGTATTTAGTTGTTTTTACACTTACGTTAAAAGAAGCGATGATGATGATTGGAGAATGTTACCCTTTCTTTAGGGGAAATTACTACATGACAATTCTTAGTGATGAAGAGCATGATTGCATAAGGGAATTTGTTACATTTAAAGATTCAAAAGTGATTGCAGCACCAGAAACTTGGCTTGATTTGAGGATCAAAGGATCACAACTTAGCCAATATTTTAGGAGGAAATCAAAACATAGTCCAAAAGGGCTATTTGCGTATCCTGCTAATGTGGAAGAAACGTGTTACTCGATGCATTGGATATCAGAAGCTCATAGAAATTCATGGCATGTTCTGTTAGATGCTTCTGGTTTGGATATTGCAGGGAAAGAAAGATTGGCTTTAGCGTTACATCGACCGGATTTCGTGTTGTGTACAGTTGATAATACACATGCTCAACCCTCTAAAATCACCTGCCTTCTTGTAAGGAAACACTCCTTTGAAACTGCAGCATCTTCAGCAACTTAA